In Sardina pilchardus chromosome 8, fSarPil1.1, whole genome shotgun sequence, a genomic segment contains:
- the LOC134088421 gene encoding E3 ubiquitin-protein ligase TRIM47-like isoform X4 yields MAEAFSSKDDILMCPVCLDLLKDPVTLNCGHNYCTGCIKGCWDQEDQKGVYSCPQCRQTFSPRPVLNRNNVVAELVEQIRKTKIEAPVLFAAGPGDVECDVCIGRKLKAVKSCLDCLLSYCESHFKVHNDMNPGRKHSVIDATGQLQERICPRHQKVFEIFCRTDQSCICLMCTMDEHRGHDTVTAAAERTDKQKHLGQTQRRFQQRIQEREKELQELRKAVETLKSSAQTAVEDSESIFTEMIRSIERRRSEVTELIRGQEKAEVSRAEGLLKRLEQEIAELKRRDAELEQLSHTEDHIHFLKKVPSIRESPRSKDLPSMTLSQSFSLEAVKESVSLMKAQLDNIFKQEGAKISAAVTHVQIIQSANTDPELPFRRRHSPERLRPNSADFRCSHPPSLITTRLVLVQLSRG; encoded by the exons ATGGCAGAAGCGTTTTCAAGCAAAGACGATATTTTAATGTGTCCGGTTTGTTTGGATCTACTGAAGGATCCAGTGACTCTTAACTGTGGACACAATTACTGCACGGGCTGCATTAAGGGCTGCTGGGATCAGGAAGATCAGAAGGGAGTCTACAGCTGCCCCCAATGCAGACAGACCTTCAGTCCAAGACCCGTTTTAAACAGAAATAACGTTGTTGCAGAACTTGTGGAACAAATAAGAAAGACCAAAATCGAAGCTCCTGTTCTGTTCGCTGCAGGACCTGGAGATGTGGAGTGCGATGTCTGCATTGGAAGAAAACTCAAAGCCGTGAAGTCCTGTCTGGATTGTCTGTTGTCTTACTGTGAAAGTCACTTCAAAGTTCACAATGATATGAATCCAGGAAGAAAACACTCAGTGATTGATGCCACAGGCCAGCTACAGGAGAGGATCTGCCCCCGTCATCAGAAGGTGTTTGAAATATTTTGTCGTACGGATCAGAGTTGTATCTGCCTTATGTGCACGATGGATGAACATAGAGGCCATGATACAGTCACAGCTGCTGCAGAACGAACTGACAAACAG AAGCATTTGGGACAGACCCAGAGGAGATTCCAGCAGAgaatccaggagagagagaaggagctgcaggagctgaggaAGGCTGTGGAGACTCTCAAG AGCtcagcacagacagcagtggaggacaGTGAGAGCATCTTCACTGAGATGATCCGCTCCATTGAGAGAAGGCGCTCTGAGGTGACAGAGCTGATCAGAGGTCAGGAGAAGGCTGAGGTGAGTCGGGCTGAAGGACTCCTGAAGAGACTGGAGCAGGAGAttgctgagctgaagaggagagatgctgaactggagcagctttcacacacagaggatcacATCCATTTCCTCAAG AAAGTCCCTTCAATCAGAGAATCTCCTCGCTCTAAAGATTTACCCAGCATGACCCTCAGCCAAAGTTTTTCTCTTGAGGCTGTGAAGGAATCTGTCTCCCTAATGAAGGCACAACTCGATAACATCTTCAAGCAGGAAGGAGCCAAGATATCTGCAGCAG TGACACATGTCCAGATCATCCAGTCAGCAA ATACTGATCCTGAACTCCCATTCAGAAGAAGACACAGTCCAGAGCGGCTGAGACCAAACA
- the LOC134088424 gene encoding tripartite motif-containing protein 16-like: protein MADSTSLKKICSRHKKKLEIFCRTDQISICSQCKMDEHKGHDTVSAAEERKTKQGELKETQRRFQQRIQQSEKEMQELRKAVEERTNSSAAVEDSERVFTEMIRSIERKRREVTELIRAQEAEVKQAEEHLKQLEQEINELKQSDAELEEFTSTEDDIYFLENIPSIPEIPPPKHSMTFSQSFSLEALEESLSTLKVQLKEELEGIVKQEDTDPVRRTSSNEMIPPDMSDVQAVFTEPVTREEFLKYSCHFTLDPNTAHRILHLSEGNRRVECRAELQSYPDHPERFDGWYQVLCREGVSGRCYWEVEWSGQHAHIAVSYKSISRKGAGDECWFGWNDQSWKLQRSGSDCCFRHNSKETELPLVASSRIGVHVDHRAGTLAFYSISDTMTLLHREQTTFTHTLYPGFYIGLGSSVKLL, encoded by the exons atggctgatTCGACCTCCCTGAAGAAGATCTGCTCTCGTCATAAGAAGAAGCTTGAAATATTTTGTCGTACTGATCAGATTTCTATCTGCTCTCAGTGCAAGATGGACGAACATAAGGGTCATGACACAGTCTCCGCTGCCGAAGAAAGGAAAACCAAACAG GGGGAGCTGAAGGAGACCCAGAGGAGATTCCAGCAGAGAATCCAGCAAAGTGAGAAGGAGATGCAGGAGCTGAGGAAGGCCGTGGAGGAGAGGACCAAC AGCTCTGCAGCAGTGGAGGACAGTGAGAGGGTCTTCACTGAGATGATCCGCTCCATTGAGAGAAAGCGACGTGAGGTGACAGAGCTGATCAGAGCCCAAGAGGCTGAGGTGAAGCAGGCTGAAGAACATCTGAAGCAACTGGAGCAGGAGATTAATGAGCTGAAGCAGAGTGATGCTGAACTGGAGGAGTTTACAAGCACAGAGGATGACATCTATTTCCTTGAG AATATCCCCTCCATCCCAGAAATCCCTCCCCCCAAACACAGCATGACCTTCAGCCAGAGTTTCTCTCTGGAGGCTCTGGAGGAATCTCTCTCTACACTGAAGGTGCAGCTGAAGGAGGAGCTGGAAGGCATCGTCAAGCAGGAAG ATACTGATCCAGTCAGAAGAACAAGCAGTAATGAGATGATACCACCAGACA TGTCTGATGTGCAGGCTGTTTTTACTGAGCCAGTAACCAGAGAGGAGTTCTTAAAGT ACTCCTGTCACTTCACACTGGATCCAAACACAGCGCACAGAATCCTCCatctgtctgaggggaacaggagaGTGGAGTGCAGAGCTGAGCTCCAGTCATATCCTGAtcatccagagagatttgatgggTGGtatcaggtgctgtgtagagagggtgtgtctggacgctgctactgggaggtggagtggagtgggcagcATGCTCATATAGCCGTCtcatataaaagcatcagcaggaaAGGAGCGGGTGATGAGTGTTGGTTTGGATGGAATGATCAGTCCTGGAAGCTGCAACGCTCCGGCTCCGACTGCTGTTTCAGGCACAATAGTAAAGAGACTGaactccctctagtggccagctCCAGAATAGGAGTGCATGTGGATCACAGGGCAGGAACTCTGGCCTTCTACAGCATCTCTGACACAATGACCCTCCTACACAGAGAACagaccacattcactcacacactctaccctgGGTTTTATATAGGCCTTGGATCATCAGTGAAGCTGTTATAA